A portion of the Osmia lignaria lignaria isolate PbOS001 chromosome 15, iyOsmLign1, whole genome shotgun sequence genome contains these proteins:
- the LOC117608149 gene encoding uncharacterized protein LOC117608149 isoform X1, which translates to MYVHINTCQVLVYFFSMDLKAVVVSGEASESDDDGGSIVTDIGFPSVQTPKYCGTIISGEASESDDDGTSFSSVIDAVDAMACMPYAEVPKSKKCSVKYNSLLHKKLYECNKTLDRDFTQMVEGTVNTAIQELSTVNRQLLKNELILQEAVCQLRIACSRTKDASNALQQLIDSNFLHSIKT; encoded by the exons atgtatgtacatataaatacTTGCCAAGTATTAG TTTACTTCTTCAGCATGGATTTGAAAGCTGTGGTTGTCTCTGGAGAAGCATCAGAATCAGATGATGATGGTGGAAGCATTGTTACT gaCATAGGATTTCCTTCTGTACAAACACCTAAGTATTGTGGTACTATAATTTCTGGTGAAGCTTCAGAATCTGATGATG atGGAACAAGTTTTAGCAGTGTCATTGATGCAGTGGATGCTATGGCTTGTATGCCTTATGCTGAGGTACCAAAATCAAAAAAATGTTCTGTAAAATACAATAGTTTACTTCATAAAAAATTGT ATGAATGCAACAAAACATTGGATAGAGACTTTACCCAAATGGTTGAAGGAACAGTTAATACTGCCATTCAAGAATTGTCAACTGTTAATCGACAGCtgctaaaaaatgaattaattctTCAAGAAGCTGTTTGTCAATTACGTATCGCCTGCAGTCGAACGAAAGATGCTTCAAATGCATTACAGCAACTCATAGACAGCAATTTTTTACATTCAATTAAAACTTAA
- the LOC117608149 gene encoding uncharacterized protein LOC117608149 isoform X2: MDLKAVVVSGEASESDDDGGSIVTDIGFPSVQTPKYCGTIISGEASESDDDGTSFSSVIDAVDAMACMPYAEVPKSKKCSVKYNSLLHKKLYECNKTLDRDFTQMVEGTVNTAIQELSTVNRQLLKNELILQEAVCQLRIACSRTKDASNALQQLIDSNFLHSIKT, encoded by the exons ATGGATTTGAAAGCTGTGGTTGTCTCTGGAGAAGCATCAGAATCAGATGATGATGGTGGAAGCATTGTTACT gaCATAGGATTTCCTTCTGTACAAACACCTAAGTATTGTGGTACTATAATTTCTGGTGAAGCTTCAGAATCTGATGATG atGGAACAAGTTTTAGCAGTGTCATTGATGCAGTGGATGCTATGGCTTGTATGCCTTATGCTGAGGTACCAAAATCAAAAAAATGTTCTGTAAAATACAATAGTTTACTTCATAAAAAATTGT ATGAATGCAACAAAACATTGGATAGAGACTTTACCCAAATGGTTGAAGGAACAGTTAATACTGCCATTCAAGAATTGTCAACTGTTAATCGACAGCtgctaaaaaatgaattaattctTCAAGAAGCTGTTTGTCAATTACGTATCGCCTGCAGTCGAACGAAAGATGCTTCAAATGCATTACAGCAACTCATAGACAGCAATTTTTTACATTCAATTAAAACTTAA